The following proteins come from a genomic window of Flavobacterium crocinum:
- a CDS encoding HAL/PAL/TAL family ammonia-lyase — MNTINEYLSLAEFEAIIFGKNKVAISDVVLNRVNESFNFLKEFSGNKVIYGVNTGFGPMAQYRIKESDQIQLQYNLIRSHSSGTGKPLNPECAKAAILARLNTLSLGNSGVHPSVIHLMAELINRDITPLIFEHGGVGASGDLVQLSHLALVLIGEGEVFYKGERRATAEVFEIEGLKPIQVEIREGLALINGTSVMTGIGVVNVHYAQKLLDWSLKASCAINELVQAYDDHFSQELNQTKRHKGQQEVAERMRTNLSDSTLIRKREDHLYSGENTEEIFKEKVQEYYSLRCVPQILGPVLETINNVASILEDEFNSANDNPIIDVKNQHVYHGGNFHGDYISLEMDKLKIVITKLTMLAERQLNYLLNSKINELLPPFVNLGTLGFNFGMQGVQFVATSTTAESQTLSNPMYVHSIPNNNDNQDIVSMGTNAAVMTAKVIENSFEVLAIELITIAQAIDYLDQKGKISSVTKKWYEDIRNIIPTFKEDQVMYPFVQKVKDYLINS, encoded by the coding sequence ATGAATACAATAAATGAATATTTAAGTTTAGCAGAATTTGAAGCCATAATCTTTGGAAAAAACAAAGTTGCCATAAGCGATGTGGTCTTAAATCGAGTAAACGAAAGTTTTAATTTCCTGAAAGAATTCTCAGGAAACAAAGTAATCTACGGAGTAAATACTGGCTTTGGTCCAATGGCTCAATATAGAATTAAAGAGTCTGATCAAATTCAGTTACAGTATAATTTAATTAGAAGCCACTCTTCCGGAACAGGAAAACCTTTAAATCCAGAATGTGCAAAAGCAGCTATTTTAGCAAGATTAAATACACTTTCTTTAGGAAATTCAGGAGTTCATCCTTCTGTTATTCATTTAATGGCAGAATTAATCAATAGAGATATTACGCCTTTAATTTTTGAACACGGCGGTGTTGGAGCAAGTGGAGATTTAGTTCAGTTATCACATTTAGCTTTAGTCTTAATTGGTGAAGGTGAAGTTTTTTATAAAGGAGAAAGACGCGCAACGGCTGAAGTTTTTGAAATCGAAGGATTAAAACCAATTCAGGTAGAAATTAGAGAAGGTCTGGCATTGATCAACGGAACTTCTGTAATGACAGGAATTGGTGTTGTAAATGTTCATTATGCTCAAAAATTATTAGACTGGTCATTAAAAGCTTCTTGTGCAATCAACGAATTGGTACAGGCATATGACGATCATTTTTCTCAGGAATTAAATCAAACGAAACGCCATAAAGGACAACAGGAAGTGGCGGAAAGAATGAGAACAAATCTTTCTGACAGTACTTTAATCCGTAAAAGAGAAGACCATTTATATTCTGGAGAAAACACAGAAGAAATCTTCAAAGAAAAAGTTCAGGAATATTATTCATTAAGATGCGTTCCTCAAATTTTGGGGCCTGTTTTAGAAACTATAAATAATGTAGCTTCTATTTTGGAAGACGAATTTAACTCTGCAAACGATAACCCAATTATCGACGTAAAAAATCAGCACGTTTACCACGGAGGAAATTTCCACGGAGATTATATTTCGCTTGAAATGGATAAACTGAAAATCGTTATCACTAAATTAACGATGCTGGCAGAGCGTCAATTGAATTATTTATTGAATTCAAAAATTAACGAATTGCTTCCTCCATTTGTAAACTTAGGAACTTTAGGATTTAACTTTGGAATGCAGGGCGTTCAGTTCGTTGCTACATCAACAACTGCAGAAAGTCAGACATTATCTAACCCAATGTATGTGCACAGTATTCCAAACAACAATGACAATCAGGACATTGTGAGTATGGGAACAAATGCTGCCGTGATGACTGCTAAAGTAATCGAAAACTCTTTTGAAGTTTTAGCAATCGAATTAATCACAATCGCTCAGGCAATTGATTATTTAGACCAAAAAGGTAAAATTTCATCGGTTACTA